From Montipora foliosa isolate CH-2021 chromosome 6, ASM3666993v2, whole genome shotgun sequence, a single genomic window includes:
- the LOC138005427 gene encoding uncharacterized protein, with protein MAERKGRFKRCLSVLFVLDQLEEIEDRASKRGKTRQWIRRRQENGYFTNIVRELAAEDTPAYHQMMRMKFEDFTAILREIEADITPRQVPKGGHKVISAAERLTLTLRFLATGETFRSLSFQFRISRAAISYIVKEVCQAIEKRLGPKFLALPSSQEEWQAIALKFEERWNFPNCLGAIDGKHIVMEPPAGSGSFYYNYKNTNSIVLMAIAGPDFECLYADIGTNGRVSDGGVWNKCSLSQAIEDGTISLPPPKCLPHGVQKLPHIFVADDAFALKTNLMKPYPQKGLDAEKRVYNYRHSRARRIVENLFGIVANRWRVFRGVIQLEPSSIESLVIAALILHNFLRKSSSRNQYCPSGLLDTELSNGERAEGLWRQETPGNSFLPLAVPTTGHNASKDAKLVRDTFKAYFVNEGAVEWQWDKI; from the coding sequence ATGGCGGAAAGGAAAGGGAGATTTAAGCGATGTTTATCGGTGTTATTCGTGCTCGACCAGCTGGAAGAAATAGAGGATAGAGCAAGTAAACGAGGTAAAACAAGACAATGGATTCGAAGACGACAAGAGAATGGTTATTTCACCAATATTGTTCGAGAACTAGCCGCCGAAGACACGCCAGCTTATCACCAGATGATGAGAATGAAATTCGAGGACTTCACGGCGATATTACGAGAAATAGAGGCAGATATTACCCCTCGTCAAGTCCCAAAAGGAGGGCATAAGGTGATAAGTGCAGCCGAGCgattgacattgacattgcgTTTTCTTGCTACGGGAGAAACTTTTAGATCTTTAAGTTTTCAGTTTCGAATCTCCAGGGCTGCAATCTCATATATAGTTAAAGAAGTCTGTCAGGCGATCGAGAAAAGGCTTGGACCGAAATTTTTAGCCCTCCCTTCATCCCAAGAGGAGTGGCAAGCCATTGCATTGAAGTTTGAGGAGAGGTGGAACTTTCCCAATTGCTTAGGGGCTATTGATGGAAAGCATATAGTTATGGAACCACCTGCTGGCAGTGGCTCCTTTTACTACAATTACAAGAACACAAACTCCATTGTTTTAATGGCAATAGCAGGTCCAGATTTTGAATGCCTGTATGCAGATATTGGAACCAATGGGAGAGTGTCTGACGGAGGTGTGTGGAACAAGTGCAGCTTGTCTCAAGCAATAGAGGATGGCACAATTTCCCTTCCTCCACCCAAGTGCCTTCCACATGGTGTCCAGAAGTTACCACATATCTTTGTTGCTGATGATGCTTTTGCACTCAAGACAAATTTAATGAAACCATACCCTCAGAAGGGTCTTGATGCtgaaaaaagagtgtacaattaTCGTCATAGTCGGGCAAGGAGAATAGTGGAGAATCTCTTTGGAATAGTGGCAAACAGATGGCGTGTGTTTAGAGGAGTCATACAACTTGAACCAAGCTCCATTGAGTCTTTGGTTATAGCTGCATTAATCCTACACAATTTCCTGAGGAAAAGTTCATCCAGGAATCAATATTGCCCCTCAGGACTACTGGACACTGAATTGAGCAATGGAGAGAGGGCAGAAGGACTATGGAGGCAAGAGACTCCAGGCAACTCATTCCTTCCCCTAGCTGTGCCCACAACAGGCCACAATGCATCAAAAGATGCCAAACTTGTCCGGGATACCTTTAAAGCTTACTTCGTGAATGAAGGTGCTGTGGAGTGGCAGTGGGACAAGATTTAA
- the LOC138005426 gene encoding uncharacterized protein, producing MVECKTIEQCVRDIDNWMVTNKLKLNQDKTEVVLISSRYRHRPPLDSPRIGNVTVVPSSSARNLGVILDKCFNFEDYIKSICKFSHYHIRNIAKIRKYLDEESAKIVVHAVVTAKLDSCNSLLYGLALHRVITRTRKFDHITPVLKQLHWLPVCYHIVLKILLLVFKALNF from the coding sequence ATGGTAGAGTGTAAAACTATCGAGCAATGTGTCCGTGATATAGATAACTGGATGGTCACCAACAAGCTCAAATTAAATCAAGACAAGACTGAAGTTGTTCTCATCAGCTCAAGGTATCGTCACAGGCCTCCTTTGGACTCTCCTCGAATTGGCAACGTGACAGTTGTACCATCATCCTCAGCTCGTAATCTTGGCGTCATCTTGGATAAGTGTTTTAACTTTGAGGATTACATAAAATCAATTTGCAAGTTTTCTCATTATCACATAagaaatatcgccaaaatcagAAAGTACCTTGACGAGGAGAGTGCCAAAATTGTTGTTCATGCCGTTGTTACTGCGAAATTGGATAGCTGCAATTCCCTGCTATATGGTCTTGCGCTACATCGAGTTATTACACGTACTAGGAAATTTGATCATATAACACCCGTCCTCAAACAGCTTCACTGGCTACCTGTCTGTTACCATATAGTTTTGAAAATCCTCCTACTGGTCTTCAAAGCTCTCAACTTTTAA
- the LOC138005425 gene encoding uncharacterized protein, translating to MTSQSLNQDQPKGEDVFEHCWILSTFFDRLSDDYCFFVLLEVMSEAGDSSESTSEPKENDYSHEQVDEVGERSNDSTPVDILHQEVNAIVNPVNDSDDIESPQDKPRNDESDIVDYDSQLDLNKDTKGPKINDKVAGVVNKLCLQRISQDQSKAMIKRHSTPQNVNLKLPKCEPSIWNEIPDKTRVNDIKFQATQAMLIAYVNCQLEVAETLLKTKSEKQVITTWLDGITLAMASNYEFNLRRRHAMTPQFKSEFAKGLCNSTNPADEFLFGGDTAKRIKEVAELNKNKVCKAQPSGLQGRGQRFSPYPQR from the exons atgacgtcacaatcattgAACCAAGACCAACCGAAGGGAGAAGACGTCTTTGAGCACTGTTGGATTTTATCCACGTTTTTTGACCGACTTTCGGACGATTATTGCTTCTTCGTGCTACTTGAG GTCATGTCAGAGGCCGGTGACTCCAGTGAGAGCACGTCTGAGCCAAAAG AGAATGATTATTCACATGAACAAGTCGATGAAGTCGGAGAAAGGAGTAATGACTCTACTCCGGTGGACATTCTTCATCAAGAAGTCAATGCTATTGTGAATCCTGTAAACGACTCTGACGATATCGAGTCACCCCAGGATAAGCCCAGGAATGATGAGAGTGATATCGTAGACTACGATAGTCAACTTGACCTGAATAAAGATACCAAGGGTCCCAAAATTAATGACAAAGTGGCTGGAGTCGTTAATAAATTATGCCTACAAAGAATTAGTCAAGACCAAAGTAAAGCCATGATCAAACGTCATAGCACACCACAAAATGTTAATTTGAAGTTGCCTAAATGTGAGCCAAGCATCTGGAATGAAATTCCGGACAAGACCCGGGTCAATGATATAAAATTTCAGGCCACTCAAGCAATGTTAATTGCTTATGTGAACTGTCAACTGGAGGTGGCCGAGACTCTATTGAAAACCAAATCAGAGAAACAAGTGATCACTACATGGCTAGATGGTATAACTTTAGCTATGGCTTCTAATTATGAGTTCAACTTAAGACGAAGGCATGCCATGACACCCCAATTTAAGAGCGAGTTTGCTAAGGGTCTGTGTAACTCAACAAATCCCGCAGATGAATTCCTGTTTGGGGGAGATACAGCTAAACGAATAAAAGAGGTAGCAGAGCTGAACAAGAATAAAGTATGCAAGGCTCAGCCATCAGGGCTACAAGGAAGAGGTCAGAGATTCTCTCCATATCCACAAAGATGA